DNA from Drosophila busckii strain San Diego stock center, stock number 13000-0081.31 chromosome 2R, ASM1175060v1, whole genome shotgun sequence:
GCAGCGACAGCTCTGGCAAGCCCATTAAGAACACCAGCTCGCGTGGGCGCAAGCCCAAGTGCGGTGCCTATCGACGCAATCACAATCGTCGTCGCTCCTCGCCGCGTCAGCTTAATCTGGATGCGGATGCTGTCAACAGCAGCGATGGCGCTGCGCCGCGTGCCTGCAGCAGAGCAGATCGCTTGGCTTTCAATCAGCATCTGATTGAACTCTTTCGTGCCGAGTCGGTGCGCTCCAGTCGTGCCACTGGTCAGGCCGATGCCGCTGTGCTGGATTGGAAGTTTGCCCAGTTGGATGCGAATGGCAATCAGTTGCTGGACAGACAAGAAGTGCGTGAGCTCAAGAAGCTCGTCAAGCGCGTGAGTAGCAGCTGTCTTGTACGCTTCAATCAGCGCACTTAGCCTGAGTTCTAAATGCATTTGCAGGCGGTTAAGCCCAGACGTTGTGGACGTGCCTTTGGCAAGTACTGTGATGTCAACAAAGACGATAACCTGTCGCGACTGGAGTGGAGCAATTGCCTGTCCAAGAATGCCAACCATCGTAAGTGCCTTGCTGCTTCTTTTCTCACATTCATTTGCATGCCCCACTTGAAGCAGCGACGGGTgaggaaaataataaaacagatTGCATGGGGAAAAGCTTTCAGCTGCGAGATTATTTCATGTTCATTATGGTTTTGATTTAGTTGAATTTGCATGGGGTATAATCATCATGAGCCAAAAATACTTTGACCCCCATGTCGTATACTTATTTAAATGGttgctgtttgtatttgtttcgtttttgtATCTGTTATCCATGTGTGAAACTCTCATGCAGGTAATACGGCCGTTGATGtgttgaacagcagcagctcctggtCCAGCATGCCGAGCACAACGCCGTCAAATCCGTTGCCACGCCGTACTCATTACACCAATGTGCATAACATACATCATTCAAATCCCAGTCATGAACATACCAACACCAATATCATCAACAATTATAATGTGAATTCGCACATCGATGATTTtgggaacaacaacaacaacggcggcggcgtcggcgtcgacGAGGAGGAGGACTATACGGGCGAGGAGCAGGAAGAAAGCATGACGCATTCATATAATTCACCGTTGTCTCCATCCTCATTTAATTGTACGTACTTGTTGGGCTATACACTAACCATCTATTTTGAGTAATACCCAAGTAACATCCAAATAGCACTTGGCATGCTTTCAAAGGGCAGAATCGAGTCTATTCTAATGGGCCTTTCGTTCACAGTTCTGAGTGCCAAGACAGCGGAGACAACGAACAATGAGAGCGAAGGTGATGCCAACTGTTGGTCCGATCGCAAAGCAGCCAGAGACGATGTAAGTGGGACAACTAACAAGCACAACGCGCAGCTTATAACTAAACCCAAACTCAATTTCCAGCATGACGGCACTAAAGCCTTCTTTGTGCCGGAATGCACGGATGATGGACGTTACCAGCGGGTGCAGTGCTATAGCTCCTATTGCTGGTGTGTGAATGAGGATACGGGCAAGACCATACCCGAAACCTTTTCGCAGGAACACAAGCGACCACAATGCGATGAGGTTGTGGTCGTGCGTCCCATGAAGGGCTGCACCGAGCCGCGCAAGACGCAGTTCCTCAAAGAGCTCAAGGAGTTCTTAAGTACGCGTGTGCTGCCTCCTGGCAATGCAGCGTAAGTTTacgcatttcattttatagcTAATGCTAATCAAATGCTCTGCTTCAGCAACTCGAGCCTGTGGAAGTCGGATGATGAGCGCATTGCCAAAAtgagctttgtttatttggacaaaaacaaaaacaagtccTGGGAGCGCAAGGAGTGGAAAGTCTTTCGTGATCTGGTTACAGATGCCAGGTAagctatacattttaattttatttatatgtatttagcataatttgatttttgtatagAAATCTAAGCCGCTGTGGCAAGAAAATGCCGCGTTACTGTGATGCTAATGGCGATAAAAAGATCTCGTTGTCCGAGTGGGTGGACTGTCTGCAATCCCAGCGCACTGAAAGTGTTACCACCGCCAAGCCTGCGCAGTCCAGTAAGTCTAATCCTAACaagctttatttgtttgtctaaCTAATGcgctttgtgtttgctttgcagatGAGACGGCCACATCGCGACTCCTGGGATTCAATCCGCTGGAGCAGTATCTTAAAGATTAGTATTTAAGTAAtaatgttgctattgttgtgctgctgctgctactcatTAGATGTCGTGCCATGTTCATGTTGCGTGGAGGAGCTTAAAAACATTGTCACTCACACAAACACTCAcccacacctacacacacacacacacctttaAACACACTCACATTCCTAGCATATAGAttctacaatttaaatgtatatgtttatgtatttagtGTTGTAAATATTACTCGatataaatgtttagcttAAGTACAAAAcgaaattgcttttgtttaaaataaatattcttaatATACACAAGCAAACAGCCACAACCAATTGaacttattttaaaagctCGCGCTTAATTGTGtagcgcagccaacttcacGCGCTGTTAACGTGCTTTCTGACTGTCAATCGATAACAGCTGCCTATGTTAGGTTCGAAATTTCGATTAAACGTTTTTTACAAGAAAAGCCACTTGCTTATAATtgtgttaacaattaatacctgttttgtttatattattaaaaaagacTGGCTATGTTTTGGCAAAAgtgcatatatacaaaaaattaaactaaaagctttaaaagttaaaatcaCAAAGTTAGACAGTTTTTGGTTTAGTGGAGCGCTGTCCAAGTAATAAACTTGATAAATTGCTGTAGGGCAGCTCAAATGCCAGCGAGAACACAATAGACAGCAAATAGACAATCATAGTAAAGCCACAGCTGACAACgcactgcaattgcaaaataattaataaatgattgAAATAGCCATAAAGGTATTGCTAACTTACCAGCATGAAAGGATCAGCATGAGTGCTGGAGCTGGTTAGCCCGTATATCAACGCTATTACCAATggatttaacaaataaatggcATAGGATAAGCGACTCAAGTGCTGAAAGCACTTTGCCTCCAATAGACGTGACCACCAGACGCCACGCCCCAAAGCGCTGCCAACAATCATCCAGCAAATGCTCAAGGCAAAGCACACTCTGCCCAGCGTAAACAAGGAAATGGTTATAAGATGTCCCAAATCACGCTTGACCGTGGAGTAGATGCAGACAATGAAGACCAGCAGACAAAAGTGCCAAAGCCAACGCAGCTGCACTTCACTCAAATCGTACTGAAGACGACGCTCCCGCAGACACCAGGCGACAATAGCACCCACTATATAAGGCAGCGCACGCACAAATGGACTTATGTAGATCTGTGTGCCTGTAGCATAGGTGGAGTCAAAGGAGAACTCGAACTTGGTGTTGATGCCAATGCCATAGGACCAGACAATGTTGGCAGCAAAGGCTGCAACTACAAGCGTTTTAGCCCACTTGGGGCGTCTGTAAGTAaagattatttaataaacaatatatgtataattaatgCTACTTACTTGGCATAGAGAAAGAGTAGAGCATTGGCTATGACAAAGAACTGCATATCACAGGCCAAGGACCAGGACCAGTTGGCGCACATTTCGCGATGATCAAACAGATTCTGTATAAAGAGTAGATTGCGCCACCAATGCTGCGTGCAGAGCTCATCAAAGCGTTCATTGATATGATAAACTGAAGTATCGCCTATATAGGCGAATGCCAAGTCCACGCTGCCCATGACTATCAGATAGAGTGGAGCCAAGCGCAGATAACGATGAAAGAGCAGCTTACCATAAAGCTTGAGGTTAGAGAGCAAGCCATTCTGACGCACTGCTTCCATTTGCTGCGTATTGCGCATAAAGTTGTAAGTTTGCAAAAAGCCGCTAGAagaaaattaagtttataagctatttaaacaaaatatttgttcaagGCTTACCTGATGGTAAAGAAGACATCCACCAGCAAAGGAGCTGTAGACACGTACTGAAAGAAGATCTGCTCCGCATAGGATATGAGCACAGTTTTGTTGTGAACCGTAAAATACATATACCAGACCACATGGAATATCAAAATCCAAAGGGCGCAAACCGAACGCAGTCCATTGAGCACAGGAATCTGCGCAGCGCtgttttcttgtgtttttattaatttgccatAATTTTTGGCTACATCATAGCAGCTGACAAGCTGCTGCAAAGGTTGCCACTTGAGCAACCAATGCAGAGCAGTCCAAAATTCGGATTCCACAGGCGCTAGCGCTACACCCAGTTGCGGTTCCTCCGCCGGCAGCTGTTTGGCCACGTTCAACTGCTGCGCACACAACATAAAAGCGCAGGTGAGCAGCAGAGCACCCACTACCAGCTTGAAGCTCAGACGCTGATAGAATACATCGCGCAGCTTCAGATCCTTCATGTAAAGCACTTCAGGACGCATTTCAAAGATGTCATTGTCGCTGAAGCTGCCTGACACATACTGCTCCGTGAGCTGCTGTATTTCGCTGGACTGACAAGCGCTGGGCAGGCACAGACCAATGTGTAAGATCTGCTCTGACATTAGCTTCACCTCCACTTGCCATGGAGAGTTGTGACGCAGATAGATGACGCGATAATCCAGATTAAAGGGCGACTGCTGTGTAATGAGTCCATAGTGCATAATGCGCTTGTAGTTACGCGAGAGTGTCACACCCACGGGACGATCAATGGTGCTGCAGCCTTCGCGGCTGCCCAGCCAATAGTTTTGGCCAAAGACAAAGCCGGCTGACTTGGAGCCTGAGGCATCGAGcactgcaaagcaaataaataattagtataaagcaataagaaataataatgcagTAATAACAAATAGTTGAcacaagccaaacaaattaatgtCTTGCTCACTATTTGAGCAGCAACTAACTTGGTTCTGATTCATGTATATGCAAACAGTTCCAAAATATACTTTAGACTTATTGAGTAAGTACTGCTCCAATTCCAAATGAGCATTagtctaaatatttttcaatttaaatgtttttaagaatatttatttactttgcacTTACCCCTTATAGCCCAAGGCTGTTTGCTGTGGATGCCGCGCTGCACGTGTTTCAATTGGGCATGGCAAATGGGATTTACGTTGCTGCTATTGGCCAACTCCATGAGATTGTAGATGACAGAACTCTTGGCCAGCAAAGCGCCATAATTAGCAGCAGCCGCCGTCTCAGTCGGCGTATTGACTGTCAGCACCAGATCCTTGGGCTGTGCCTGCGACCAATTGCTTACATTAGCTTTATTATACGGCTGTTGAAGCAGCGCCCAAGCGCTGTCATTTAACTCGGCACTGGagttgctcagcagcagcagcgtcaagaGTACGGCGTATAGATATCCGTGTCTTATCATGGCGAGGCCTGCAATGAATTGAGAGC
Protein-coding regions in this window:
- the LOC108597165 gene encoding SPARC-related modular calcium-binding protein 1 isoform X1, giving the protein MFIKWLPLLLLLALLQLSNCLESKESLSLSECAAKVGECDEMDGPVCGTDDQTYPTRCHLERVQCSGFQVSLKHRGACKGCLVALQYAKRQQARNPRIFIPRCRHDGFYAAVQCLGDAGCWCSDSSGKPIKNTSSRGRKPKCGAYRRNHNRRRSSPRQLNLDADAVNSSDGAAPRACSRADRLAFNQHLIELFRAESVRSSRATGQADAAVLDWKFAQLDANGNQLLDRQEVRELKKLVKRAVKPRRCGRAFGKYCDVNKDDNLSRLEWSNCLSKNANHRNTAVDVLNSSSSWSSMPSTTPSNPLPRRTHYTNVHNIHHSNPSHEHTNTNIINNYNVNSHIDDFGNNNNNGGGVGVDEEEDYTGEEQEESMTHSYNSPLSPSSFNSLGMLSKGRIESILMGLSFTVLSAKTAETTNNESEGDANCWSDRKAARDDHDGTKAFFVPECTDDGRYQRVQCYSSYCWCVNEDTGKTIPETFSQEHKRPQCDEVVVVRPMKGCTEPRKTQFLKELKEFLSTRVLPPGNAANSSLWKSDDERIAKMSFVYLDKNKNKSWERKEWKVFRDLVTDARNLSRCGKKMPRYCDANGDKKISLSEWVDCLQSQRTESVTTAKPAQSNETATSRLLGFNPLEQYLKD
- the LOC108597165 gene encoding SPARC-related modular calcium-binding protein 1 isoform X2, with translation MFIKWLPLLLLLALLQLSNCLESKESLSLSECAAKVGECDEMDGPVCGTDDQTYPTRCHLERVQCSGFQVSLKHRGACKGCLVALQYAKRQQARNPRIFIPRCRHDGFYAAVQCLGDAGCWCSDSSGKPIKNTSSRGRKPKCGAYRRNHNRRRSSPRQLNLDADAVNSSDGAAPRACSRADRLAFNQHLIELFRAESVRSSRATGQADAAVLDWKFAQLDANGNQLLDRQEVRELKKLVKRAVKPRRCGRAFGKYCDVNKDDNLSRLEWSNCLSKNANHRNTAVDVLNSSSSWSSMPSTTPSNPLPRRTHYTNVHNIHHSNPSHEHTNTNIINNYNVNSHIDDFGNNNNNGGGVGVDEEEDYTGEEQEESMTHSYNSPLSPSSFNFLSAKTAETTNNESEGDANCWSDRKAARDDHDGTKAFFVPECTDDGRYQRVQCYSSYCWCVNEDTGKTIPETFSQEHKRPQCDEVVVVRPMKGCTEPRKTQFLKELKEFLSTRVLPPGNAANSSLWKSDDERIAKMSFVYLDKNKNKSWERKEWKVFRDLVTDARNLSRCGKKMPRYCDANGDKKISLSEWVDCLQSQRTESVTTAKPAQSNETATSRLLGFNPLEQYLKD
- the LOC108597165 gene encoding SPARC-related modular calcium-binding protein 1 isoform X3; this encodes MDGPVCGTDDQTYPTRCHLERVQCSGFQVSLKHRGACKGCLVALQYAKRQQARNPRIFIPRCRHDGFYAAVQCLGDAGCWCSDSSGKPIKNTSSRGRKPKCGAYRRNHNRRRSSPRQLNLDADAVNSSDGAAPRACSRADRLAFNQHLIELFRAESVRSSRATGQADAAVLDWKFAQLDANGNQLLDRQEVRELKKLVKRAVKPRRCGRAFGKYCDVNKDDNLSRLEWSNCLSKNANHRNTAVDVLNSSSSWSSMPSTTPSNPLPRRTHYTNVHNIHHSNPSHEHTNTNIINNYNVNSHIDDFGNNNNNGGGVGVDEEEDYTGEEQEESMTHSYNSPLSPSSFNSLGMLSKGRIESILMGLSFTVLSAKTAETTNNESEGDANCWSDRKAARDDHDGTKAFFVPECTDDGRYQRVQCYSSYCWCVNEDTGKTIPETFSQEHKRPQCDEVVVVRPMKGCTEPRKTQFLKELKEFLSTRVLPPGNAANSSLWKSDDERIAKMSFVYLDKNKNKSWERKEWKVFRDLVTDARNLSRCGKKMPRYCDANGDKKISLSEWVDCLQSQRTESVTTAKPAQSNETATSRLLGFNPLEQYLKD
- the LOC108594856 gene encoding nose resistant to fluoxetine protein 6, encoding MIRHGYLYAVLLTLLLLSNSSAELNDSAWALLQQPYNKANVSNWSQAQPKDLVLTVNTPTETAAAANYGALLAKSSVIYNLMELANSSNVNPICHAQLKHVQRGIHSKQPWAIRVLDASGSKSAGFVFGQNYWLGSREGCSTIDRPVGVTLSRNYKRIMHYGLITQQSPFNLDYRVIYLRHNSPWQVEVKLMSEQILHIGLCLPSACQSSEIQQLTEQYVSGSFSDNDIFEMRPEVLYMKDLKLRDVFYQRLSFKLVVGALLLTCAFMLCAQQLNVAKQLPAEEPQLGVALAPVESEFWTALHWLLKWQPLQQLVSCYDVAKNYGKLIKTQENSAAQIPVLNGLRSVCALWILIFHVVWYMYFTVHNKTVLISYAEQIFFQYVSTAPLLVDVFFTISGFLQTYNFMRNTQQMEAVRQNGLLSNLKLYGKLLFHRYLRLAPLYLIVMGSVDLAFAYIGDTSVYHINERFDELCTQHWWRNLLFIQNLFDHREMCANWSWSLACDMQFFVIANALLFLYAKRPKWAKTLVVAAFAANIVWSYGIGINTKFEFSFDSTYATGTQIYISPFVRALPYIVGAIVAWCLRERRLQYDLSEVQLRWLWHFCLLVFIVCIYSTVKRDLGHLITISLFTLGRVCFALSICWMIVGSALGRGVWWSRLLEAKCFQHLSRLSYAIYLLNPLVIALIYGLTSSSTHADPFMLCVVSCGFTMIVYLLSIVFSLAFELPYSNLSSLLLGQRSTKPKTV